From Deinococcus aestuarii, one genomic window encodes:
- a CDS encoding nuclear transport factor 2 family protein, which produces MLSLDDAWNAAYHRKDAAALARVLADDWLAFFPDGRVVFRAELLAQMPRNPDAALMFERHAARVFGDAAVTRGTLYANGERVQSFLRVYARREGEWRAVSVQVVP; this is translated from the coding sequence GTGTTGAGCCTCGACGACGCCTGGAACGCGGCGTATCACCGCAAGGACGCGGCGGCTCTGGCGAGGGTGCTCGCCGACGACTGGCTGGCCTTCTTTCCAGACGGGCGGGTGGTCTTCAGGGCCGAGTTGCTCGCCCAGATGCCGCGTAACCCCGACGCAGCCCTGATGTTCGAGCGCCACGCGGCCCGCGTGTTCGGCGACGCGGCGGTCACGCGCGGCACCCTGTACGCGAACGGCGAGCGGGTGCAGAGCTTCCTGCGGGTGTACGCGCGGCGGGAAGGCGAGTGGCGGGCGGTGAGCGTGCAGGTGGTGCCGTGA
- a CDS encoding OsmC family protein produces MKISARVQSSEGQHHVTLRTGDHSHALTIAPRPTGFGSSANGGELLFLALATCYCNDVYREAAKRGLRVRRVDVEVEGEFGAEGEPARNVTYHVRVAADASEVELRALLSHTDRVAEIQNTLRTGVPVTLGTVEVVDV; encoded by the coding sequence ATGAAGATCAGCGCCCGTGTGCAAAGCAGCGAAGGCCAGCACCACGTCACGCTGCGGACCGGCGACCACAGCCACGCCCTGACCATTGCACCCCGGCCCACCGGATTCGGCTCCAGCGCGAACGGCGGAGAACTGCTGTTTCTGGCGCTGGCGACCTGCTACTGCAACGACGTGTACCGCGAGGCGGCCAAACGGGGGCTGCGGGTTCGGCGGGTGGACGTCGAGGTCGAGGGCGAGTTCGGAGCCGAGGGCGAACCGGCCCGGAACGTGACCTACCACGTCCGGGTGGCGGCCGACGCGAGTGAGGTAGAACTCCGGGCGCTCCTGAGCCACACCGACCGGGTGGCCGAGATTCAGAACACGCTCAGGACCGGAGTGCCCGTGACCCTGGGCACTGTCGAGGTGGTGGACGTGTGA
- a CDS encoding menaquinone biosynthetic enzyme MqnA/MqnD family protein, protein MTYRAGWIHYTNVAPILDSLVLPPGVTAVTGVPTEMNAALLEGRVDIANISAVEFIRHADRLEALPDFSVAVLGPVYSVNLFHTVPLERLRRVALTRQSAMSVALLEVLLAARGLSPTLERAEGEAEDLLASGYDGVLRIGDSALREWYRVVGPLTPETTMTTLPHTARGITVTDLAEEWFRLTGHPFVFAVWAYRREAPPPATLVQAMREARREGIGHLADVARRHAQKLGLPERVVQHYLWNFRYHLEAPDRLGLHEFAAQAVPGHAPLRFGPRPGTPTPSGAAP, encoded by the coding sequence ATGACCTACCGCGCAGGCTGGATTCACTACACCAACGTCGCCCCCATCCTCGATTCGCTCGTGCTGCCGCCGGGCGTGACGGCGGTGACGGGCGTGCCGACCGAGATGAACGCGGCGCTCCTGGAGGGGCGGGTGGACATCGCCAACATCAGCGCGGTGGAGTTCATCCGGCACGCGGACCGGCTGGAGGCGCTGCCCGACTTCTCCGTGGCGGTGCTGGGGCCGGTGTACTCGGTGAACCTCTTCCACACGGTGCCCCTCGAACGGCTGCGGCGGGTGGCGCTGACCCGGCAGAGCGCGATGAGCGTGGCGCTGCTGGAGGTGCTGCTGGCGGCCCGGGGCCTGAGCCCCACCCTGGAGCGGGCGGAGGGGGAGGCCGAGGACCTGCTCGCCTCGGGGTACGACGGGGTACTGCGGATCGGGGACAGCGCCCTGCGCGAGTGGTACCGGGTGGTGGGGCCGCTGACCCCGGAGACGACGATGACCACCCTGCCCCACACGGCGCGCGGCATCACGGTGACCGACCTCGCCGAGGAGTGGTTTCGCCTCACCGGGCACCCCTTCGTGTTCGCGGTGTGGGCGTACCGCCGTGAAGCGCCGCCCCCCGCCACCCTCGTCCAGGCGATGCGGGAGGCGCGGCGGGAGGGCATCGGCCACCTCGCGGACGTGGCGCGGCGGCACGCCCAGAAACTGGGGCTGCCGGAGCGGGTGGTGCAGCACTACCTGTGGAACTTCCGCTATCACTTAGAGGCGCCCGACCGCCTGGGCCTGCACGAATTCGCCGCCCAGGCCGTCCCCGGACACGCGCCGCTGCGTTTCGGCCCGAGGCCGGGCACGCCCACCCCTTCTGGAGCCGCGCCTTAA